One genomic region from Ruegeria sp. TM1040 encodes:
- the torT gene encoding TMAO reductase system periplasmic protein TorT translates to MKLFLNTASALLLSVALPATAQEAWFPYPAEEVTPAFSADGSVAEITYEPLAAAEKPWNICVSFPHMKDAYWLGVDYGVVAEAERLGVNLNVVEAGGYTELNTQISQIEDCVASGADAVIVGAISYDGLNNVISEVAGKGIPVIDVINGVSSTEIAAKSLVSFRTMGFETGKYLAEKHPAGADPVTVGWFPGPAGAGWVEAANTGFMAAVEGSAVKVLEPRYGDTGKEAQLKLVEDVLQANPEISYIAGTAVTAEAAQGVIRERGLKGEVDILAFYMTPGVYSGIQRGFITGAPADSMVIQGRVAVDQAVRVLEGKDYLKHVGPKIFVVDQDNVKDVARENILPPDGFSPVFSVTQ, encoded by the coding sequence ATGAAGCTTTTCCTAAACACGGCCTCGGCGCTCTTGCTGTCGGTGGCGCTGCCTGCCACGGCCCAAGAGGCGTGGTTCCCCTATCCTGCCGAAGAGGTCACACCGGCGTTTTCCGCCGACGGCTCGGTTGCCGAGATCACCTATGAACCCCTCGCCGCCGCCGAGAAGCCTTGGAATATCTGCGTGTCCTTCCCGCATATGAAAGATGCCTATTGGCTGGGCGTCGACTATGGCGTGGTGGCCGAAGCCGAGCGGCTCGGCGTCAATCTCAATGTGGTGGAGGCGGGCGGCTATACCGAGCTCAACACCCAGATCAGCCAGATCGAGGACTGCGTGGCCAGCGGGGCGGACGCGGTGATCGTCGGGGCGATTTCCTATGACGGCCTGAACAATGTCATCAGCGAGGTCGCGGGCAAAGGCATCCCGGTGATCGATGTCATCAACGGTGTGTCCTCCACGGAGATTGCCGCCAAATCACTGGTCTCGTTTCGCACCATGGGGTTTGAGACCGGCAAATACCTTGCCGAAAAACATCCCGCAGGCGCGGATCCTGTGACCGTCGGCTGGTTCCCGGGCCCCGCAGGCGCGGGGTGGGTCGAGGCCGCCAATACCGGCTTTATGGCCGCGGTTGAAGGGTCTGCAGTCAAGGTGTTGGAGCCGCGCTATGGCGACACCGGCAAAGAGGCGCAGCTCAAACTCGTCGAAGACGTGCTGCAGGCCAATCCCGAGATCTCGTATATTGCAGGCACGGCCGTGACCGCAGAAGCGGCGCAGGGCGTGATCCGCGAACGGGGCCTCAAGGGTGAGGTCGACATCCTCGCGTTCTACATGACGCCGGGGGTCTACAGTGGCATTCAGCGCGGATTCATTACCGGTGCGCCTGCGGATTCAATGGTGATTCAGGGCCGTGTCGCGGTCGATCAGGCGGTGCGGGTGCTGGAGGGCAAGGACTACCTCAAGCACGTCGGGCCCAAGATCTTTGTTGTGGACCAGGACAACGTGAAGGACGTTGCGCGCGAGAATATCCTGCCGCCTGACGGGTTCTCTCCGGTTTTCAGCGTCACGCAATAA
- a CDS encoding biotin-dependent carboxyltransferase family protein codes for MTLEIVKPGLATTVQDLGRPGYFHLGIPEGGAMDRLALRAANMLVGNEDGAACLEAVFMGPEVKFGADMTVAVTGAELPVLLDGMPRNTWSSISVKAGQVLSFGFLKEGARIYIAVSGGIDTPPALGSRSTYAIGALGGFEGRPVAAGDVIPLGRGAGMPEGRIVPDALRRRPAKPAALRVLPGLYWHRLTEKSQAAFFEDDWTVAPEADRMGYRFRGGQAMEFVDRDQPFGAGSDPSNIVDGCYSYGSIQVPGGLEPIVLHRDAVSGGGYFTLGAVISADMDLIGQLQPNTPVKFMRVDMDQALAARKARKETIEQIRQALS; via the coding sequence ATGACGCTTGAGATTGTGAAGCCGGGACTTGCAACCACTGTGCAGGATCTGGGGCGCCCGGGCTATTTCCATCTTGGAATCCCCGAGGGCGGTGCGATGGATCGCCTTGCGCTGCGGGCGGCGAACATGCTGGTCGGAAACGAGGATGGCGCGGCCTGTCTCGAGGCGGTCTTTATGGGCCCCGAGGTGAAGTTTGGCGCGGATATGACCGTCGCTGTGACCGGGGCTGAGCTGCCGGTGCTGCTGGACGGCATGCCACGCAACACGTGGTCGAGCATTTCGGTCAAAGCCGGGCAGGTGCTCTCGTTTGGGTTCCTCAAAGAGGGGGCGCGGATCTATATCGCCGTCTCAGGCGGGATCGACACGCCGCCTGCGTTGGGGTCTCGTTCCACCTACGCGATCGGCGCGCTTGGCGGCTTTGAGGGCCGTCCCGTTGCGGCCGGAGATGTGATCCCGCTGGGGCGGGGCGCGGGGATGCCGGAGGGGCGCATAGTGCCAGACGCGCTGCGCCGCCGCCCTGCAAAACCCGCCGCCTTGCGCGTGCTTCCCGGCCTCTACTGGCACCGTTTGACCGAAAAAAGCCAGGCAGCGTTTTTTGAGGATGACTGGACCGTCGCCCCGGAAGCAGATCGCATGGGCTACCGGTTCAGAGGCGGGCAGGCGATGGAATTTGTTGATCGTGATCAACCGTTTGGAGCCGGATCAGACCCGTCCAACATCGTCGATGGCTGCTATTCCTATGGCTCCATCCAGGTGCCCGGAGGGCTCGAGCCCATCGTTTTGCACCGCGACGCGGTCTCGGGCGGGGGGTATTTCACCCTCGGGGCCGTGATCTCGGCGGATATGGACCTGATCGGCCAACTGCAGCCCAATACGCCGGTCAAATTCATGCGCGTTGATATGGATCAGGCGCTTGCCGCTCGAAAGGCCCGCAAAGAGACCATCGAGCAGATCCGTCAGGCGCTCTCCTAG
- a CDS encoding 5-oxoprolinase subunit B family protein, translating to MKTRYTYGGDEHVYVEIDDEMSLDAFFIALSLSKLVREANIPGVTEICPANASFEVRFDPDVIAPDEMMARIRELEGAAKAQEKRLDTRIIEIPVFYEDPWTHETLMRFRERHQDPSGTDLDYAARINGYDDAAAFIEAHHSQPWFVSMVGFVSGLPFLYQLVERQKQLEVPKYLRPRTDTPKLTVGYGGCFSCIYSVRGAGGYQMFGITPMPIFDPEQKISYLKDFMVFFRPGDIVKWKPIDRAEYDAITAQVEAGSYVPKIAEVAFDLDAFNKDMTGFNAKLMEALNDA from the coding sequence ATGAAGACGCGCTATACCTACGGAGGGGACGAACATGTCTACGTCGAGATCGACGATGAGATGTCTCTCGACGCCTTCTTTATCGCGCTCTCGCTGTCCAAACTGGTGCGCGAGGCCAATATTCCGGGCGTCACCGAAATCTGCCCGGCCAATGCTTCGTTTGAGGTGCGCTTTGATCCCGATGTGATCGCGCCGGACGAGATGATGGCCCGCATTCGGGAACTCGAAGGCGCAGCCAAAGCGCAAGAGAAACGTCTCGACACACGGATTATCGAGATCCCGGTGTTTTACGAAGACCCCTGGACGCATGAGACCCTGATGCGGTTTCGCGAGCGGCATCAGGACCCCTCTGGCACCGATCTGGATTATGCGGCGCGGATCAACGGGTATGACGATGCTGCGGCCTTCATCGAGGCGCATCATTCCCAACCGTGGTTCGTGTCTATGGTAGGTTTCGTCTCAGGTCTGCCCTTCCTCTATCAGCTGGTCGAGCGCCAGAAACAGCTGGAGGTACCCAAATACCTGCGCCCCCGCACCGATACGCCCAAGCTCACGGTCGGCTATGGGGGCTGTTTTTCCTGCATTTACTCCGTGCGTGGGGCAGGCGGTTACCAGATGTTCGGGATCACCCCGATGCCGATCTTCGATCCCGAGCAGAAGATCAGCTATCTCAAGGACTTCATGGTTTTTTTCCGCCCCGGTGACATCGTCAAATGGAAGCCGATCGACCGCGCAGAGTATGACGCGATTACCGCGCAGGTCGAAGCAGGCAGCTATGTGCCAAAGATCGCAGAGGTCGCCTTTGATCTCGATGCCTTCAACAAGGACATGACCGGTTTCAACGCCAAACTGATGGAGGCCCTCAATGACGCTTGA
- a CDS encoding acetyl-CoA carboxylase biotin carboxylase subunit, translated as MTIQRLFIANRGEIAVRIIRAAQALGIHTIQAHSEADADMLAVKLADEAVLIGPAPAKDSYLNIAAILNAAKDTGADAIHPGYGFLSESPTFVRAVEDAGLIFVGPSADTIERMGDKVAARQAAEAAGVPVVPGSKGRVDTVAEAVAIAEEIGFPVMIKAAAGGGGRGIRVATTAQELKSLAPQAKAEAEAAFGDGGLYVERAILSPRHIEVQILGDGENAVHCFERECSLQRRRQKVWEEAGADCLDEQTRAALCASAVALAKAVNYRGAGTLEYLYDAASNEFFFIEMNTRIQVEHPVTEMITGVDLVAEMIKVCAGAKLSMTQDQITRTGHAIEVRLCAEDPFMDFMPWPGQVKSLKIPTGEGVRFDHFLSEGYQIPPFYDSLLGKVIVHAETREAAIDKLVVALTELDIDGTKTTAPLHLALAADPDVRAGAFHTQWLEPWLEAGNLTAKGDAA; from the coding sequence ATGACAATCCAACGACTTTTCATTGCCAACCGGGGCGAAATCGCGGTGCGGATTATCCGCGCGGCGCAAGCCCTCGGCATCCACACCATTCAAGCCCATTCCGAAGCTGACGCCGATATGCTGGCTGTCAAACTCGCCGACGAGGCGGTTTTGATCGGCCCTGCTCCCGCAAAAGACAGCTATCTCAACATCGCGGCCATCCTGAACGCTGCCAAGGACACGGGCGCCGACGCCATTCATCCGGGATATGGGTTCCTGTCCGAAAGCCCCACCTTCGTCCGTGCGGTCGAAGACGCGGGTCTGATCTTTGTCGGTCCCAGCGCCGATACCATCGAACGCATGGGGGATAAGGTTGCCGCGCGGCAAGCGGCCGAAGCCGCAGGCGTGCCAGTCGTGCCCGGATCAAAAGGGCGCGTCGACACCGTCGCCGAAGCGGTAGCAATTGCCGAAGAGATCGGGTTCCCGGTGATGATCAAGGCCGCGGCTGGCGGCGGCGGACGTGGCATTCGCGTGGCCACCACCGCGCAAGAGCTAAAGTCGCTCGCGCCACAAGCCAAAGCCGAGGCCGAAGCTGCTTTTGGTGACGGGGGGCTTTATGTCGAACGTGCGATCCTGTCGCCGCGCCACATCGAAGTGCAAATTCTGGGCGATGGCGAAAACGCCGTGCATTGTTTTGAGCGCGAGTGCTCTTTGCAACGCCGGCGGCAGAAGGTCTGGGAAGAGGCCGGGGCCGACTGTTTGGACGAGCAAACGCGCGCAGCACTTTGCGCCTCTGCCGTGGCGCTGGCCAAGGCCGTGAATTACCGTGGCGCTGGGACACTTGAATATCTCTATGACGCGGCAAGCAATGAGTTCTTCTTTATCGAGATGAACACCCGCATCCAGGTTGAACACCCGGTAACGGAGATGATCACCGGTGTCGATCTGGTGGCCGAGATGATCAAGGTCTGCGCCGGGGCAAAGCTCTCTATGACTCAAGACCAGATCACGCGCACCGGTCATGCGATCGAGGTCCGCCTCTGCGCCGAGGATCCCTTCATGGACTTCATGCCCTGGCCCGGTCAGGTGAAATCCCTGAAAATCCCGACGGGCGAGGGGGTGCGCTTTGATCACTTTCTGTCCGAGGGCTATCAGATCCCGCCGTTTTACGACTCGCTGCTGGGCAAGGTCATCGTCCACGCCGAGACCCGCGAAGCCGCCATCGACAAGCTGGTTGTCGCGTTGACCGAATTGGACATCGACGGAACAAAGACCACCGCACCGCTGCACCTTGCGCTGGCGGCTGATCCCGATGTCCGCGCGGGCGCGTTTCACACCCAATGGCTCGAACCCTGGCTAGAGGCCGGGAATCTCACTGCAAAAGGAGATGCCGCATGA
- a CDS encoding acetyl-CoA carboxylase yields the protein MSDIQSPLPGTFYHQASPEEPPFKVKGDAVAVGDVIGLVEVMKTFIQVNAEEAGTFVQYRVGNATPVTAGDVVAELE from the coding sequence ATGTCCGACATCCAATCTCCGCTGCCAGGTACATTCTATCATCAGGCTTCTCCCGAAGAGCCGCCGTTCAAGGTCAAAGGCGACGCGGTCGCCGTTGGGGACGTCATCGGCCTCGTCGAGGTGATGAAGACCTTCATTCAGGTGAACGCAGAAGAAGCGGGAACCTTCGTCCAGTACCGAGTCGGAAATGCCACGCCTGTCACCGCCGGTGACGTGGTGGCGGAACTGGAATAA
- a CDS encoding 5-oxoprolinase subunit PxpA — MRKIVDLNCDMGEGFGHWVLGEAPDDQLMELISSANIAAGFHAGDPNSMDRVIKLANHYGVGLGAHPGYRDLQGFGRRYIDTTPEELVNDIIYQVGAVREFGRRHGIRLQHVKPHGALYMEAARNEDLSRLMIESLAAISGDLIVYCMDISKTCAIAQRLGHPVVREFYADRDYGKDGSIVFTRKVGRLSPEAIAQKCLRACLEGKVTTVEGHDIDIAFESICFHSDTPGAVEIGRAIRRVLTENNITIAPSSAVLQAA; from the coding sequence ATGCGAAAAATTGTCGATCTCAACTGCGATATGGGGGAAGGCTTTGGCCATTGGGTGCTTGGCGAGGCGCCCGACGATCAACTGATGGAGCTGATCTCATCCGCCAATATTGCCGCCGGTTTTCATGCAGGAGATCCAAATTCTATGGATCGCGTGATCAAGCTGGCCAACCATTACGGCGTGGGCCTCGGGGCGCACCCCGGCTACCGCGATCTCCAGGGCTTTGGCCGTCGCTACATCGACACCACGCCCGAGGAATTGGTCAATGACATCATTTATCAGGTCGGCGCGGTGCGCGAATTCGGACGCCGCCACGGCATCCGCCTGCAGCATGTGAAGCCCCATGGAGCGCTTTATATGGAGGCCGCGCGCAACGAAGATCTGTCGCGACTGATGATCGAGAGCCTCGCGGCAATCAGTGGAGACCTGATCGTCTATTGCATGGACATCTCCAAGACCTGTGCCATCGCGCAGCGTCTCGGTCATCCGGTGGTGCGCGAGTTCTATGCTGATCGCGATTACGGCAAGGACGGCTCTATCGTCTTTACCCGCAAGGTAGGGCGTCTGAGCCCCGAAGCGATTGCCCAGAAATGCCTTCGGGCCTGCCTTGAGGGCAAGGTGACGACGGTCGAGGGACACGACATCGACATCGCCTTTGAATCGATCTGCTTTCATTCCGACACGCCCGGCGCTGTCGAGATCGGCCGCGCGATCCGCCGGGTGCTGACTGAAAACAACATCACGATCGCGCCGTCTTCGGCTGTGCTTCAAGCGGCTTGA
- a CDS encoding LysR family transcriptional regulator: MNLRQLKYFLATAELGQVSRAASELSISQSSVTTAIRELEQSMGTTLFNRTAHGMDLTPTGRDLMSAARDVMEKVQIAQDIGQNHSDVTGTINIAATYTVCGYFLPYHLDRLSHRFPNLTINISELNRESIEEGLISNRFDVAVILTSNTSNPELATQTLMRSHRRLWVPQNHPLAGREFASFEDVAAQDYIMLTVDEAANTSMKYWGPTGLMPRVRMRTSSTEAVRSMVANGLGVTILSDMVYRPWSLEGRRISTVVMDREIPSMDVGLAWRRNQEMPNAARHFVDYFRNAYLSPQMAHTAWRG, encoded by the coding sequence ATGAATCTGAGGCAGCTAAAGTACTTTCTCGCCACGGCCGAACTGGGACAGGTCAGTCGGGCCGCATCGGAGTTGTCGATTTCCCAATCTTCCGTCACCACGGCGATCCGAGAACTCGAGCAGAGCATGGGGACGACGCTGTTCAACCGTACCGCGCATGGGATGGATCTGACGCCCACCGGACGCGACCTGATGAGCGCGGCGCGGGATGTGATGGAAAAGGTCCAGATCGCGCAGGACATCGGCCAGAACCATTCCGATGTGACCGGCACCATCAATATTGCCGCGACCTATACGGTCTGTGGCTACTTCCTGCCCTATCATCTCGACCGGCTGAGCCACCGGTTTCCAAACCTGACAATCAACATCTCCGAGCTGAACCGCGAGAGCATCGAAGAGGGGCTGATCTCCAATCGCTTTGACGTGGCGGTGATCCTGACCTCGAACACCTCAAACCCCGAGTTGGCGACGCAGACCCTGATGCGCTCTCATCGCCGTCTTTGGGTGCCGCAAAATCACCCGCTGGCCGGGCGCGAATTTGCCAGCTTCGAAGACGTCGCCGCGCAGGATTACATCATGCTCACTGTCGATGAGGCGGCCAACACCTCGATGAAATACTGGGGACCGACGGGTCTGATGCCGCGGGTCAGGATGCGCACGTCCTCGACCGAGGCGGTGCGATCCATGGTGGCCAACGGGCTTGGGGTCACGATCCTGTCGGATATGGTCTATCGCCCCTGGTCGCTGGAGGGGCGGCGGATCTCAACCGTGGTGATGGACCGGGAGATCCCCTCGATGGACGTGGGGCTGGCGTGGCGGCGCAATCAGGAGATGCCCAATGCGGCACGCCATTTTGTCGATTATTTCCGCAACGCCTATCTCTCACCGCAAATGGCGCATACTGCCTGGCGCGGTTAA
- a CDS encoding cupin domain-containing protein: MNISNAQGADEDLGPRLRSVREKANLSQRALAKKTGVPNSTISLIESGKMNPSVGALRRILDGIPISLSDFFAFEPETEKASFYAAEDLTEIGKGKVSLKQVGANLFGRQMMILYETYEIGADTGRVMYGHEGEEGGIVLSGRIEITVGAQRKILGPGDAYYFDSRAPHRFRQVGPEKCVLVSACTPPTF, from the coding sequence GTGAACATATCTAACGCTCAGGGCGCAGACGAGGACCTCGGCCCGCGTCTGCGCAGCGTGCGGGAAAAGGCCAACCTGTCACAACGTGCGTTGGCCAAGAAAACCGGCGTGCCGAACTCGACGATCTCATTGATCGAGTCGGGCAAGATGAACCCTTCGGTGGGCGCGCTCCGGCGTATTCTCGACGGGATTCCGATCAGCCTTTCGGACTTTTTTGCCTTTGAGCCCGAGACCGAGAAAGCCAGCTTTTATGCAGCCGAAGACCTCACCGAAATCGGCAAGGGCAAGGTCTCACTCAAGCAGGTGGGCGCCAATCTTTTTGGGCGCCAGATGATGATCCTCTACGAGACCTACGAGATCGGCGCGGATACCGGGCGGGTGATGTATGGCCATGAGGGCGAAGAGGGGGGCATCGTGCTTTCAGGGAGGATTGAGATCACGGTGGGTGCGCAGCGCAAAATCCTTGGCCCCGGCGACGCCTATTATTTCGACAGCCGCGCGCCTCATCGGTTTCGCCAGGTCGGGCCTGAAAAATGCGTGCTGGTCAGCGCCTGTACGCCACCGACGTTTTAA
- a CDS encoding 4-aminobutyrate--2-oxoglutarate transaminase: protein MLNAEISIRRNAAISRGVGMQTQVYVSRAEGAEVWDVEGHRYIDFAAGIAVVNTGHCHPKVMEAVRSQSAAFTHTCHQVLPYESYIRLAERLNDKVPGNFDKKTAFVTTGAEAVENAIKIARAATGRSAILAFGGGFHGRTFMGMSLTGKVAPYKKGFGAMMPDVYHVPFPVDLHGISTADALGAIDRLFKADLDPDRLAAIILEPVQGEGGFYPAPKELMHALRELCDAHGILLIADEIQTGFARTGHLFAMEGYDVAPDLTTMAKGLAGGLPLAAVTGRAEVMDAAAPGGLGGTYGGNPLGIAAAHAVLDVIEEEDLCTRANALGARLKQRLSAIQERVPEIADIRGPGFMVAAEFNTTDGSAPNPEMANAIRTEALERGLVLLTCGVYGNVIRFLAPITIPDAVFSEALEILEASILAAKDA from the coding sequence ATGCTCAATGCCGAAATCTCCATCCGCCGCAACGCTGCCATATCCCGGGGAGTCGGCATGCAAACGCAGGTCTATGTCTCCCGCGCAGAAGGGGCCGAAGTCTGGGACGTCGAAGGGCACCGCTACATTGATTTTGCAGCCGGAATCGCGGTGGTGAACACGGGCCACTGTCACCCCAAGGTGATGGAGGCCGTGCGCAGCCAGAGCGCGGCGTTCACCCATACCTGCCATCAGGTTCTGCCCTATGAATCCTACATTCGTCTCGCCGAGCGACTGAATGACAAGGTCCCGGGTAACTTTGATAAAAAGACCGCCTTCGTCACGACCGGGGCCGAAGCGGTGGAGAATGCCATCAAGATCGCCCGCGCCGCGACGGGCCGTTCCGCCATCCTCGCGTTTGGAGGCGGGTTTCACGGGCGCACCTTCATGGGAATGAGCCTCACCGGCAAGGTGGCCCCGTACAAAAAGGGCTTTGGCGCGATGATGCCCGATGTGTATCACGTCCCCTTTCCCGTTGATCTGCATGGGATTTCGACGGCGGATGCGCTGGGGGCGATTGATAGACTCTTCAAGGCGGACCTCGATCCTGATCGCCTTGCTGCCATCATTCTGGAGCCCGTTCAGGGCGAAGGCGGGTTCTACCCCGCCCCCAAAGAACTAATGCACGCGCTGCGCGAGCTCTGCGATGCCCATGGGATCTTGCTCATTGCGGATGAGATCCAAACCGGATTTGCCCGCACGGGACATCTCTTTGCGATGGAAGGCTATGATGTTGCGCCCGACCTCACCACGATGGCCAAAGGGCTGGCCGGAGGGTTGCCGCTGGCGGCTGTCACCGGGCGGGCCGAAGTCATGGATGCCGCAGCACCGGGCGGCCTTGGCGGCACCTATGGTGGCAACCCGCTCGGCATTGCCGCCGCGCATGCGGTGTTGGATGTTATCGAAGAAGAAGACCTCTGCACCCGCGCCAACGCGCTTGGGGCGCGGCTCAAACAGCGCCTGAGCGCTATTCAGGAGCGCGTGCCCGAGATTGCCGACATCCGTGGTCCCGGTTTCATGGTGGCTGCAGAGTTCAACACCACCGATGGCTCAGCACCCAACCCGGAGATGGCAAACGCCATCCGCACCGAGGCGCTTGAGCGGGGATTGGTGCTGCTGACCTGTGGAGTCTACGGCAATGTGATCCGTTTTCTCGCCCCGATCACGATACCGGATGCGGTGTTTTCCGAGGCTCTCGAGATCCTCGAGGCCTCCATCCTGGCTGCAAAGGACGCCTGA
- a CDS encoding NAD-dependent succinate-semialdehyde dehydrogenase, whose product MSTPTSLSLRDPSLLETRAYVNGQWINGATTFDVIDPATGRLVAEVADLDVAAAAKAVDAAHAAGPSWAALAGKERSSILRRWHDLLVENADDLATILTAEMGKPWAEARGEILYGASFIEWFAEEAKRIYGDVIPGPQRDKRIMVLKQPIGVVGSITPWNFPNAMIARKVGPALAAGCTFVARPAELTPLSALAMAVLAERAGIPAGVFNVIPSNDAPGVGRELCTNPKVRKITFTGSTRVGRILMEQASGTIKKMSLELGGNAPFIVFDDADLDAAVEGAMIAKFRNNGQTCVCANRIYVQASVYDAFAEKLAGEVKSLQVGNGFDDATTAGPLINEAALRKVEAHISDAVGKGARIVTGGHRSDLGGTFFEPTVLRDVNPHMVVCHEETFGPLAALVRFDSEEEVIALANDSEFGLAAYFYARDLSRVWRVAESLESGMVGANTGLISTEVAPFGGIKQSGLGREGSKYGIDDFVELKNICLGGMS is encoded by the coding sequence ATGAGCACTCCAACTTCCCTCTCCCTGCGCGATCCGAGCCTGCTGGAAACCCGCGCCTATGTGAACGGCCAGTGGATCAATGGCGCCACCACTTTTGATGTCATCGACCCAGCAACCGGGCGACTGGTGGCGGAGGTGGCCGATCTAGATGTGGCTGCCGCCGCCAAAGCGGTGGACGCCGCCCACGCCGCCGGACCTTCGTGGGCAGCCCTCGCTGGCAAGGAACGCAGCAGTATCCTGCGTCGCTGGCACGATCTCTTGGTTGAGAACGCAGACGACCTTGCCACCATACTCACCGCCGAGATGGGTAAACCCTGGGCTGAAGCACGTGGCGAGATCCTCTATGGCGCCTCCTTCATCGAATGGTTCGCCGAAGAAGCAAAACGCATCTACGGCGATGTCATTCCTGGCCCGCAGCGTGACAAGCGCATCATGGTGCTGAAGCAACCCATCGGCGTCGTGGGTTCCATCACGCCATGGAATTTTCCCAATGCCATGATTGCGCGCAAAGTTGGCCCGGCGCTGGCTGCAGGCTGCACCTTTGTCGCCCGCCCCGCAGAGCTGACCCCCTTGTCGGCGCTGGCGATGGCGGTACTGGCCGAGCGGGCCGGGATTCCTGCGGGTGTTTTCAATGTGATCCCTTCCAATGATGCGCCGGGGGTGGGGCGAGAGCTCTGCACCAATCCGAAGGTGCGCAAGATCACCTTTACCGGCTCCACGCGTGTCGGACGCATCCTGATGGAACAAGCTTCTGGCACCATTAAGAAAATGTCGCTCGAGCTTGGTGGAAACGCACCCTTCATCGTATTTGATGATGCCGATCTCGATGCGGCGGTCGAGGGGGCGATGATCGCGAAGTTCCGCAACAATGGTCAGACTTGCGTCTGCGCCAATCGCATTTACGTGCAGGCCTCGGTCTATGATGCCTTTGCGGAGAAACTGGCCGGAGAGGTGAAGAGCTTGCAGGTCGGGAACGGCTTTGATGACGCCACGACTGCAGGCCCCCTGATCAACGAAGCCGCCCTGCGCAAGGTTGAGGCGCATATCTCCGATGCGGTGGGCAAAGGCGCGCGGATTGTCACCGGCGGGCACCGCTCGGATCTGGGCGGAACGTTCTTTGAGCCCACCGTGCTGCGCGATGTGAACCCGCATATGGTGGTGTGCCACGAGGAAACCTTTGGCCCGCTTGCCGCGTTAGTACGCTTTGACAGCGAAGAAGAGGTGATCGCCCTAGCCAATGACAGCGAGTTTGGTCTTGCCGCCTATTTCTATGCGCGGGATCTCAGCCGGGTCTGGCGGGTTGCCGAGTCCCTCGAAAGCGGGATGGTCGGAGCCAACACCGGCCTCATCTCAACCGAGGTCGCTCCCTTTGGTGGCATCAAACAATCGGGCCTCGGACGCGAAGGGTCAAAATACGGGATCGACGATTTTGTTGAGCTGAAGAACATCTGTCTCGGGGGAATGAGCTGA